Proteins found in one Prochlorothrix hollandica PCC 9006 = CALU 1027 genomic segment:
- a CDS encoding DUF5615 family PIN-like protein: protein MAIGLYMDVHVPQAITDQLRRRGVDVLTAWDDGMQELPDDQLLDRVTDLGRILFTQDIRFRVLAERWQSQGRNFSGLVFGHQLGGTIGQFVQDLECIAQASDPEEWLNGVDYIPFKRL from the coding sequence ATGGCGATCGGTCTCTATATGGATGTCCATGTGCCCCAGGCTATTACGGATCAGTTGCGTCGGCGTGGGGTTGATGTTTTGACCGCCTGGGATGATGGAATGCAGGAACTGCCTGATGATCAACTCCTCGATCGTGTGACAGATTTGGGCCGAATCCTCTTTACCCAGGACATTCGCTTTAGAGTTTTGGCAGAACGCTGGCAGTCCCAGGGGCGTAATTTCTCTGGCTTGGTGTTTGGTCACCAGTTGGGGGGAACGATCGGCCAGTTTGTGCAGGATCTGGAGTGCATTGCCCAGGCTTCTGATCCAGAGGAGTGGCTCAATGGGGTGGACTATATCCCGTTTAAACGCCTTTGA
- a CDS encoding AAA-like domain-containing protein, with protein MAVDSPFYVERSGDDQALAVIRRLGVTLYIDGERQVGKSSLLMRVLAAAETSGKRTVTVDCQGLSQNILGDEDRFYRWFCVQLAQELDLEDDLDRHWERYRKGGNSSCCTQYLKHQILAQVSEPVVIALDEVEMLIDAPFKSQFFGMLRNWHNRRAHDQPMKRVDLVLISSTEPHQLIENLNQSPFNVGEKIKMEDFTPGQVADLNQRHGSPFDAAHLEQLATLLGGHPFLVRQALYWVASGRQTAAELLATATREQGAFGEHLRHLRLRLDRRPELQLAEGMKLIVNGSGHRVPKAVAVRLEAAGLVRAETNTAEPRCELYRLYFRESLG; from the coding sequence ATGGCTGTGGACTCGCCCTTTTATGTGGAGCGATCGGGGGATGACCAAGCCTTGGCGGTGATCCGTCGTCTAGGGGTGACCCTCTACATTGATGGGGAGCGGCAGGTGGGCAAAAGCTCGTTGCTGATGCGGGTGCTGGCAGCGGCGGAAACCTCAGGCAAACGGACAGTGACGGTGGATTGCCAGGGTCTGTCCCAGAACATCCTAGGGGACGAAGACCGCTTTTACCGGTGGTTTTGTGTGCAATTAGCCCAAGAATTGGATTTGGAGGATGACCTGGATCGCCACTGGGAGCGGTACCGGAAAGGGGGCAATAGTTCCTGCTGTACCCAATATCTGAAACACCAGATCCTAGCCCAGGTGAGCGAACCGGTGGTTATTGCCTTGGATGAGGTGGAAATGCTGATCGATGCCCCATTTAAATCCCAATTCTTCGGGATGCTCCGCAACTGGCACAACCGCCGCGCCCATGATCAGCCCATGAAGCGGGTCGATTTGGTGTTGATCAGTTCCACGGAACCCCACCAATTGATCGAGAATTTGAACCAGTCCCCCTTTAATGTGGGGGAAAAAATCAAAATGGAGGACTTTACCCCAGGGCAGGTGGCGGATTTGAACCAGCGCCACGGCTCCCCCTTTGATGCTGCCCATCTGGAACAACTGGCAACCCTGCTGGGGGGTCATCCCTTTTTGGTGCGACAGGCGCTGTATTGGGTGGCCAGTGGACGACAAACGGCGGCGGAGTTGTTGGCGACGGCCACCAGGGAGCAGGGAGCCTTTGGGGAGCATTTGCGCCACCTACGGCTGCGGCTGGATAGGCGACCAGAGTTGCAGTTGGCGGAGGGAATGAAGCTGATTGTCAACGGATCGGGCCATCGGGTCCCCAAGGCGGTGGCGGTGCGACTGGAGGCGGCGGGGCTGGTGAGGGCGGAAACCAACACCGCAGAGCCACGCTGTGAGTTGTATCGGTTATATTTTCGAGAAAGCCTGGGTTAA
- a CDS encoding DUF433 domain-containing protein, translated as MFAVSYPHIEKLPDHPARLQRLPRIRVAQIVMDYLAYGWSVEEMCRQHPYLRPAEAYAAMGYYFDYQAEIDGEIEQEWQQYQSDRLNTPRSPFYIRLKGKGLL; from the coding sequence ATGTTTGCGGTCAGTTACCCCCACATCGAAAAACTCCCCGATCACCCCGCCCGGTTGCAGCGGCTGCCCCGCATTCGGGTGGCTCAGATTGTGATGGATTATTTGGCCTATGGCTGGTCGGTGGAGGAAATGTGTCGTCAGCATCCCTATTTACGACCGGCAGAGGCTTATGCTGCTATGGGCTACTACTTTGATTATCAAGCAGAGATTGATGGGGAAATTGAGCAGGAGTGGCAGCAATACCAAAGCGATCGCTTGAATACGCCACGATCGCCCTTTTATATCCGTCTGAAGGGTAAAGGGTTATTGTAA
- a CDS encoding S9 family peptidase, with product MDATARPQPQWQLPPEPIASHYDAPRSPVVRVSPNRQWYLELERPSLPDISLIVVPSLHLAGLDLDPQTWEPAHVQGYGSIRVCSPTTGQCTPVILPEGTAVRNLRWSPEGNYLTFTVSQDGGGALWVLELATAKAWCLIAQGLNGTYGNPAVWISEAEGVLCKVIPAQHPDPPTASPVPLGPRIEEHSGEASPARTYTHLLTDAHDAALFEHYLTSEIVQVNLQGDRTPLLGPALIDEVTPSPDGQWLLLETFHRPFSCQVPLWRFPHRAVILDRRGQPCYTVADLPLNETVLPQYDAVRPGRRWVNWRGDRPATVYWVEALDQGDPRVEVPFRDGVYQVNAPFQSAPQLLWQLQLRLNRLYWGREQMAIGLEAWYDSRQVRTWLLDPSQMGGNPQLLHDRDFQDAYHDPGELVTAPGPYHWGTLLLAPEGDGGDSNSVYLDGYGAAPEGVHPFLDRWNLATGEKERLWQAQDPYFESVRLVLDPEANEFITSRQSDTEPPNFYRHDRRRNTVTPITQFTDPLPWYGGITRRIVRYSRADGLPLSGTLYLPPGYDPAQGPLPTLLWVYPEEYLSRDSAGQITQADHVFSRPWGNSVLFLLTQGYAILDNPSIPIVGEAGAEPNDTYGEQLLTSVDGAVDFLVAAGIADPQRLAVGGHSYGAFTVANVLAHSDRFRAGIARSGAYNRTLTPFGFQGEQRTYWQALETYTRMSPFTVADRIKTPLLLIHGGADSNPGTYPLQSERLYEAIKGLGGTVRWVVLPGEDHSYRSRQGVGQVLWEMVSWLDRHLQG from the coding sequence ATGGATGCTACCGCCCGCCCTCAACCCCAGTGGCAACTGCCCCCCGAACCCATTGCCAGCCACTACGATGCCCCTCGATCGCCGGTGGTGCGGGTTTCCCCCAATCGCCAGTGGTACCTGGAGCTAGAGCGCCCTTCCCTGCCGGACATCAGCCTGATTGTGGTGCCTTCCCTCCACTTGGCGGGCCTGGATCTGGACCCCCAGACCTGGGAACCGGCCCATGTCCAAGGCTATGGCAGCATTCGGGTTTGTTCCCCCACCACGGGCCAGTGTACCCCGGTGATTCTGCCGGAGGGGACTGCGGTGCGGAACCTGCGCTGGTCCCCGGAGGGCAATTATCTAACCTTCACCGTCAGCCAAGACGGCGGCGGGGCGCTGTGGGTGTTGGAACTGGCCACGGCTAAGGCATGGTGCCTGATTGCCCAGGGGTTGAATGGGACCTACGGTAATCCTGCAGTCTGGATCAGTGAGGCGGAGGGAGTGCTGTGCAAGGTGATTCCGGCCCAACATCCGGATCCGCCCACGGCCTCCCCTGTGCCCCTGGGTCCCCGCATTGAGGAACATAGCGGCGAGGCCAGCCCTGCCCGCACCTACACTCATTTGCTGACGGATGCCCATGATGCGGCCTTATTTGAGCATTATCTGACCTCGGAGATAGTACAGGTAAACTTGCAGGGCGATCGCACGCCCCTCCTGGGTCCAGCCCTCATTGATGAGGTCACCCCCTCCCCCGATGGCCAGTGGCTGTTGCTGGAAACCTTCCACCGACCTTTTTCCTGCCAGGTGCCCCTGTGGCGTTTTCCCCACCGGGCCGTGATCCTAGACCGCCGGGGTCAGCCCTGCTACACCGTGGCCGATCTGCCCCTCAACGAAACGGTGTTACCCCAGTATGATGCGGTGCGTCCGGGGCGGCGCTGGGTCAACTGGCGGGGCGATCGACCGGCTACGGTGTATTGGGTGGAAGCCTTGGATCAGGGGGATCCCAGGGTGGAGGTGCCGTTCCGGGATGGGGTCTATCAGGTGAATGCCCCGTTCCAGTCTGCGCCCCAGTTACTGTGGCAGTTGCAACTGCGCCTCAATCGCCTCTACTGGGGCCGGGAGCAGATGGCCATTGGTCTGGAAGCCTGGTACGACAGTCGCCAAGTGCGCACCTGGCTGTTGGATCCCAGCCAGATGGGGGGCAATCCCCAGTTGCTCCACGATCGGGATTTCCAGGATGCCTACCATGATCCGGGGGAGTTGGTGACGGCTCCGGGTCCCTACCACTGGGGGACGCTGCTGCTGGCTCCTGAGGGGGATGGTGGTGATAGCAATAGTGTTTATTTGGATGGCTATGGGGCTGCGCCGGAGGGGGTGCATCCCTTCCTCGATCGCTGGAATTTAGCCACAGGGGAGAAGGAACGGCTCTGGCAGGCCCAGGATCCCTATTTTGAGTCGGTGCGCTTGGTGCTGGACCCTGAGGCCAACGAGTTCATCACCTCTCGCCAAAGTGATACGGAACCCCCCAATTTCTACCGCCACGATCGCCGCCGGAACACGGTCACCCCCATCACCCAGTTTACGGATCCCTTGCCCTGGTATGGGGGCATTACGCGGCGCATTGTGCGCTATAGCCGTGCCGATGGCTTGCCCCTGTCGGGGACTCTCTATTTGCCGCCGGGGTATGATCCGGCCCAGGGTCCACTGCCGACGCTGTTGTGGGTCTATCCGGAGGAATACCTCAGCCGGGACAGTGCGGGCCAGATAACCCAGGCTGATCATGTGTTTAGCCGTCCCTGGGGCAATTCGGTGCTGTTTTTGCTGACCCAGGGCTATGCCATTTTGGATAATCCGTCGATTCCCATTGTGGGGGAGGCGGGGGCGGAACCCAATGATACCTATGGGGAGCAGTTGCTGACCAGTGTGGATGGGGCGGTGGATTTCCTGGTGGCGGCGGGCATTGCCGATCCCCAGCGGCTAGCGGTGGGGGGCCATTCCTATGGGGCGTTTACGGTGGCTAATGTGCTGGCCCACAGCGATCGCTTCCGGGCGGGGATTGCCCGCAGTGGTGCCTATAACCGCACTCTTACGCCCTTTGGTTTCCAGGGGGAGCAGCGCACCTATTGGCAGGCGCTGGAGACTTATACCCGAATGTCGCCGTTTACGGTGGCCGATCGCATTAAAACCCCTCTTTTACTGATCCATGGCGGTGCTGATAGTAATCCCGGCACCTATCCCCTCCAGAGTGAGCGGCTCTATGAGGCCATTAAGGGGTTGGGGGGAACGGTGCGCTGGGTGGTGTTGCCGGGGGAGGACCACAGCTATCGATCGCGCCAGGGGGTGGGTCAGGTGTTGTGGGAGATGGTGTCTTGGCTCGATCGGCATCTCCAGGGCTAG
- a CDS encoding NAD-dependent malic enzyme yields the protein MVELTPNSSYSLTIRFQGPNRAGMLASVTQAIAQAGGSLGQIDLIEQTRRVSLREITVDASSSEHAETLTQVVKSLPDIKVIRVYDRTFQIHQGGKISVEAKIAMANQADLAMAYTPGVGRICNAIAKDPSEVYRLTVKGNMVAIVTDGSAVLGLGNLGPEAALPVMEGKAMLFKGFAGVDAFPICLNTQDVDEIVQAVKHIAPVFGGVNLEDIAAPRCFEIESRLRKELNIPVFHDDQHGTAIVTLAALRNALRVVNKSLESIRIVINGAGAAGLAIAQLLQRAGATQILICDSRGIVSTNRTDLNTQKKAFAVEEAGTLVDAMRGADVFLGVSAPGVLSREMVQTMAPDSIVFAMANPIPEIQPELIVDNAAVIATGRSDYPNQINNVLAFPGIFRGALDCRAREMTMSMYLEAADAIASLVSPAELDREHIIPSVFDDRVATAVSSAVQKAARKDGVATR from the coding sequence ATGGTGGAGTTGACCCCCAACTCAAGCTACAGTCTGACCATTCGTTTCCAAGGTCCCAACCGCGCCGGAATGCTGGCCAGCGTCACCCAGGCCATTGCCCAGGCAGGGGGCAGCTTAGGACAAATTGACCTAATCGAACAAACCCGCCGCGTCTCCCTGCGGGAAATCACCGTGGATGCCTCCAGTTCCGAACACGCGGAGACCCTCACCCAGGTAGTCAAATCCCTGCCGGACATCAAAGTCATCCGGGTCTACGATCGCACCTTCCAGATCCACCAGGGGGGCAAAATTAGCGTCGAAGCCAAAATCGCCATGGCCAACCAAGCCGATCTAGCCATGGCCTACACCCCAGGGGTGGGCCGCATTTGTAACGCGATCGCCAAAGACCCCAGCGAAGTCTACCGCCTCACCGTCAAAGGCAACATGGTGGCGATCGTCACCGATGGCAGCGCCGTCTTGGGCCTGGGCAACCTGGGACCAGAAGCCGCCCTCCCCGTCATGGAAGGCAAAGCCATGTTATTCAAAGGATTTGCAGGAGTAGATGCCTTTCCCATCTGCCTCAACACCCAAGATGTCGATGAAATTGTCCAAGCCGTTAAGCACATTGCCCCCGTCTTTGGGGGGGTGAACCTGGAGGATATTGCTGCCCCTCGCTGTTTTGAAATTGAGTCCCGCCTGCGCAAAGAGCTGAATATTCCCGTTTTCCACGATGACCAACATGGCACCGCCATCGTCACCCTGGCGGCTCTGCGCAATGCTCTCCGAGTCGTGAACAAGTCCCTGGAGTCGATCCGCATCGTCATCAACGGAGCCGGAGCAGCGGGGCTGGCCATTGCCCAACTGTTGCAACGGGCAGGGGCGACCCAGATCCTGATCTGTGACTCTCGCGGCATTGTCTCCACCAACCGCACGGACCTCAATACCCAGAAAAAAGCCTTTGCCGTAGAGGAAGCGGGGACTTTAGTCGATGCGATGCGGGGAGCCGATGTTTTCCTGGGGGTGAGTGCGCCCGGTGTGCTGAGTCGGGAGATGGTGCAAACCATGGCCCCGGACTCCATTGTTTTTGCCATGGCTAACCCCATCCCGGAAATTCAGCCGGAGTTGATTGTGGATAATGCGGCGGTCATTGCCACCGGTCGCAGTGATTATCCCAACCAAATCAACAATGTTCTGGCCTTTCCGGGGATTTTCCGGGGTGCCCTGGACTGTCGCGCCCGTGAGATGACGATGTCCATGTATTTGGAGGCGGCAGATGCCATTGCGTCGTTGGTGTCTCCGGCGGAACTGGATCGGGAACATATTATTCCCTCAGTATTTGACGATCGCGTGGCAACGGCAGTATCCTCAGCGGTACAAAAAGCAGCCCGCAAGGACGGAGTAGCCACCCGCTAA
- a CDS encoding AAA-like domain-containing protein — protein sequence MVNVPESSPAITYTVGGTVQAGSGYYVTRAADGELLELCLAGEFAYVLTSRQMGKSSLMVRTADRLRDKANGETVTPVIVDLQEIGTPSQEEWYFGFLAAVVDQFEVALATDLYDWWDEQRGLGITQRLTRFFDQVLLPQVAGRIVIFVDEIDTTLSLDYTDDFFIAIRYFYTVRAENPAFQRLSFVLLGVATPGELIKDGKRTPFNIGRRVELMDFSETEAAPLAAGLGLPESQGAAVFGEILGWTGGHPYLTQRLCGAVRTHPPAPSRKGEKEDLVPSLVDGLVEALFLGEGSEQDNNLQFVRDMLTGRAPGGEVLGLLQIYREIWREKVVLDEEQSILKNHLKLAGIVGREGSRLVVRNRIYERVFDRGWLRRHWPLNWVGQLRLAWKVVAVSAAVTLGVGWLGLVAYNQSRQLQGALTEVEAANKMALANEGRANQNAREAEIQAGRAEEQRQVAEGRAAELTVQTQNLQQQRALAQENAARAEESAREAAAQTTLAEARQQVAEEAQRDAVAARLVAEVQRRRAETATVAAEESAREAEEQRQVAERQAAEAKLREQAAVVLTWMPTRQAPKGMALALQTYASADNQKTSTSVLKFSESSLLSAVQQLKESQRLEGHEQEVYGVAISPDGERIVSGSDDGTLRLWDLQGQQIGEPFQGHTNWVLSVAFSPDGERIVSGSSDGTLRLWHASPTAWFRIGCNRLRYHPLFRDPATEIPNDPELLESVVQARQACQTRVWDP from the coding sequence ATGGTTAACGTTCCCGAATCATCCCCAGCGATTACCTATACCGTGGGGGGGACGGTGCAGGCGGGTAGTGGCTATTATGTGACGCGGGCGGCGGATGGGGAGTTGCTGGAGCTGTGTTTGGCGGGGGAGTTTGCCTATGTGCTGACTTCGCGGCAGATGGGCAAGAGTAGCTTGATGGTGCGGACGGCGGATCGGCTGCGGGACAAGGCCAATGGGGAGACGGTGACCCCAGTGATTGTGGATTTGCAGGAGATTGGCACTCCCAGCCAAGAGGAGTGGTATTTCGGGTTTTTAGCGGCGGTGGTGGATCAGTTTGAGGTGGCGTTGGCGACGGATTTGTATGACTGGTGGGATGAGCAGCGGGGGCTGGGGATTACCCAACGGCTGACGCGGTTTTTTGATCAGGTGCTGTTGCCCCAGGTGGCGGGGCGGATTGTGATTTTTGTGGATGAGATTGATACGACGTTGAGTTTGGATTATACGGACGATTTTTTTATTGCGATTCGCTATTTCTATACGGTGCGGGCGGAAAATCCGGCATTTCAGCGGCTGTCGTTTGTGTTGTTGGGGGTGGCCACACCGGGGGAGTTGATTAAGGACGGCAAGCGCACGCCGTTTAATATTGGCAGGCGGGTGGAGTTGATGGATTTTTCGGAGACGGAGGCGGCTCCGTTGGCGGCGGGGCTGGGGTTGCCGGAATCCCAGGGGGCGGCGGTGTTTGGGGAGATTCTGGGGTGGACGGGGGGCCATCCCTATTTGACGCAGCGCCTGTGTGGAGCAGTGCGAACCCACCCCCCAGCCCCCTCCAGGAAGGGTGAGAAAGAGGATCTGGTTCCTTCCCTTGTAGATGGGTTGGTGGAGGCGTTGTTTTTGGGGGAGGGGAGCGAGCAGGATAATAATTTGCAGTTTGTGCGGGATATGTTGACGGGGCGGGCACCGGGGGGGGAGGTGCTGGGGTTGTTGCAGATTTATCGGGAGATTTGGCGGGAGAAGGTGGTGCTGGATGAGGAGCAGTCGATCCTGAAGAATCACCTGAAGCTGGCGGGGATTGTGGGGCGGGAGGGATCCCGGCTGGTGGTGCGGAACCGGATTTATGAACGGGTGTTTGATAGGGGCTGGTTGCGGCGGCATTGGCCGTTGAATTGGGTGGGGCAGTTGCGGTTGGCCTGGAAGGTGGTCGCGGTGTCGGCGGCGGTGACGTTGGGGGTGGGGTGGCTGGGGTTGGTGGCCTATAACCAGTCGCGGCAGTTGCAGGGGGCGTTAACAGAGGTAGAGGCGGCAAATAAGATGGCACTGGCTAACGAGGGGCGGGCCAACCAGAATGCGCGGGAGGCGGAGATACAAGCGGGGCGGGCGGAGGAGCAGCGGCAGGTGGCGGAGGGACGGGCGGCGGAGTTGACGGTGCAGACCCAGAATCTGCAACAGCAGAGGGCACTGGCCCAGGAGAACGCGGCACGGGCGGAGGAGAGTGCGCGGGAGGCGGCGGCACAGACGACGCTGGCGGAAGCACGGCAGCAGGTGGCGGAGGAGGCCCAGCGGGACGCAGTGGCGGCAAGGTTGGTGGCGGAGGTGCAACGAAGGCGGGCGGAGACGGCGACGGTGGCGGCGGAGGAGAGTGCGAGGGAGGCAGAGGAGCAGCGGCAGGTGGCGGAACGGCAGGCAGCAGAGGCGAAGTTGCGGGAGCAGGCGGCGGTGGTGTTGACCTGGATGCCCACGCGGCAAGCCCCTAAGGGGATGGCCTTAGCCCTGCAAACCTATGCCAGTGCCGATAATCAAAAGACTAGTACATCTGTACTAAAATTTTCGGAATCCAGCTTGTTAAGCGCAGTGCAACAGCTTAAGGAAAGCCAGCGCCTGGAAGGCCATGAACAGGAGGTCTATGGAGTGGCTATTAGTCCCGATGGAGAGCGCATCGTCAGTGGCAGTGATGACGGCACCCTCAGACTCTGGGACTTGCAGGGACAACAAATCGGCGAACCCTTCCAGGGTCATACGAATTGGGTTCTTTCGGTGGCCTTTAGTCCCGATGGAGAGCGCATCGTCAGTGGCAGTTCTGACGGCACCCTCAGACTCTGGCACGCCTCCCCCACCGCCTGGTTTCGCATTGGCTGCAACCGCCTCCGCTATCACCCCCTCTTCCGCGACCCCGCAACCGAGATCCCCAACGACCCAGAACTCCTGGAAAGCGTCGTGCAAGCCCGCCAAGCCTGCCAAACCCGCGTCTGGGACCCATAA